A genome region from Diorhabda carinulata isolate Delta chromosome 2, icDioCari1.1, whole genome shotgun sequence includes the following:
- the LOC130890749 gene encoding uncharacterized protein LOC130890749 yields MADPTQQNEARSDNYCKDRYFHSSNRPYRGRGRGRGRDYRVDNVERALSELGVRDLREHLDRKHQNEQSKSGPPSDPSYNYLKDPLRENEDNSANVQSSSLLRSHSYRGRGRSRYEEDTFIQNPMNIKVELITSTGQRSCTLNEGSKLADIKHIPDYEHPQRGGFVRSRSSRGRGRGRFNNDPSDEGERIRSKSSERRRNSEARNHSRSKSVENKGRNRETTTNNSEYNPKSTSETNDYQGRGNVKTSSEIIPENVDYRGRGRISSYTSEFLPHNQKSRGSFDSNTRGRFRSRGRRWGGRRGRGNQRPTKSDIVQPANTDVTTEENWEDEENTDGPCETNTEIEDVENNDEETNPPVSYSEDISIVVNTTNEGNIKKRTVRFNLNENEDEKNGNSVQEKDEDKPCEDASSVQ; encoded by the exons ATGGCGGACCCTACACAACAAAATGAAGCTAGATCAGACAATTACTGTAAAGATAGATATTTCCATTCCAGTAACAGACCCTACCGCGGCAGGGGTAGAGGTAGAGGTAGAGATTACAGGGTAGATAATGTTGAGCGAGCTCTTAGCGAATTAGGAGTAAGAGATCTAAGAGAACACCTTGATAGAAAACATCAGAATGAACAG tCAAAAAGTGGCCCACCATCAGATCCATCTTATAATTATCTAAAAGACCCACTTagagaaaatgaagataatagTGCAAAT GTACAATCATCTTCTTTATTGCGCTCACATAGCTACAGGGGTCGAGGAAGATCTAGATATGAAGAAGATACATTTATACAAAACCCGATGAATATTAAGGTAGAACTGATTACTTCTACTGGTCAAAGAAGTTGTACATTAAATGAAGGTTCCAAATTAGCGGATATAAAACATATACCAGATTATGAACATCCTCAACGTGGCGGCTTTGTGAGAAGTAGAAGCTCTAGAGGAAGAGGCAGAGGAAGATTTAATAATGATCCATCTGATGAAGGTGAGAGGATTAGGTCTAAGAGTAGTGAACGTAGAAGAAACAGTGAAGCTAGGAATCACAGTAGAAGCAAAAGTGTGGAAAATAAAGGTAGAAATAGGGAAACAACGACAAATAATTCTGAATATAATCCTAAATCTACATCTGAAACTAATGATTATCAAGGGAGAGGAAACGTAAAAACTTCTTCTGAAATCATACCTGAAAATGTTGACTATAGAGGTAGAGGAAGAATTTCATCATATACTTCTGAATTTTTGCCACACAATCAAAAATCTAGAGGATCATTTGATAGTAACACCAGAGGGAGGTTCAGGAGTAGAGGAAGACGATGGGGAGGTAGAAGAGGTAGAGGTAATCAAAGACCAACAAAATCTGACATTGTCCAGCCTGCTAATACTGATGTGACTACTGAAGAAAATTgggaagatgaagaaaatactGATGGACCTTGTGAGACTAACACAGAGATTGAAgatgttgaaaataatgatgagGAAACAAATCCTCCAGTTAGCTATTCTGAAGATATCAGTATCGTAGTAAACACAACTAACGAaggtaatattaaaaaaagaactGTTAGAttcaatttgaatgaaaatgaagatgaaaaaaatggaaattcagTACAAGAAAAAGATGAGGACAAACCTTGCGAAGATGCTAGTAGCGTTCAGTAA